In the Chloroflexota bacterium genome, CTTACAAGTGGCCGAGACGCTGTACCTGAAGTCCATCTTTCTGCGCGCGGAGTAACATTCATGCTGTGGCTCAAAGGCAACATCCACACCCACACCTCGCTCTCGGATGGCGATGCGCTGCCCGCCGAGGCCATCGCGTGGTACGCCGACAACGGCTTCGATTTCCTCTCCATTACCGACCACAACATGCTGACCGTCGCCGAAAGTGACCGTCTGGTGCTGATCCCGGGCACCGAGATCACGCTGATGGACGAGGGCAAGCCGGTGCACGTCAACGCGCTGGGCATCCATACGATGCCCGCGTTGCCCGGCTGGCAGCATGATATCGCGCGCACCCTGCAGGCCGCGGTGCATGCGGCGCGCGCGGCGGGCGGCCTGCCGATGATCAATCATCCCAACTTCCACTGGGCGTTCGGCGAGGCCGAGATGGCGCGCGTCACGGGCTGGACGCTGCTGGAAATCATGAACACGAGCACCGACTGCAACAGCTTCGGCGGCGGCGGCCAGCCGTCGGTCGAAGCGATGTGGGATGGCCTATTGAGCCGTGGCGTGCGTGTTTGGGCCGCCGCGACGGACGACATGCACGACCTGCGCAAGCCGTGGTACGGCCACGTCTCGCCGCCGGGGCGCGGCTGGATCTGCGTGCGCGCGGCCGATCGCACGGCGGCGGCGATTCTTGCCGCCATCGAGTTGGGCGACTTCTACGCCTCGACCGAAGTCGAGCTGGCCGATCTGACGATGGATGCGCGCGGCATCCGGCTGGCGATTCGCCCGGCGTACGACTACGCCTACACCACGCAGTTCATCGGGCGCGGAGAGCGCGTGCTGGCCGTGGTGCACGGCACGACGCCGGCGTACGCGGCGAGCGGTGATGAGGGCTATGTGCGCGCCCGGGTGTTCTCCAGCAATGGCGGCTGGGCCTGGACTCAGCCGCTCTGGGTGGACGGCCGGTAGCCGCATGGGCAGCCGCCTGCTGAAGCCGCGCCCGATGGTCGCCATCGAGCCGTGCGCGACCTGCGGGCGCGAGCATGCCGATACGCGCGACTACCGGCGCTGCGCCGTCTGCGGGCGGGCGTTCTGCTGGATGGGCGACCCGCGCGGCGAGAACGTGCTGGGCGTGGAGCGCCGCGCCTGCGGCGCACGCCGCGACCACACGACGGAGTATGACGACCGGCGGCGCTCCGAGTACCGCTGCCGGCAGCACATTTCGCGCTCCTGGGCGCTGTTCGGGGCCGACTGGCGCGCGGTGCGCCCGCTGGCGACCACCATCTTCCTCGCCGTGGCGTTCTCCATCACCTTCTGGGGCTTCATCTTCTACGTCGTCAGCGCCTGGCTGCGCAGCCGGGGCATCGGATAAGCCGTCCACGAAGAAACACCAATAATACCGTTTCGAATTGAGCGTGTCCCCAAGGGATTGTTGCAAGAATCTGCGACGCGAAAACTATCTCCGCCCTCCCCCCGGCCCCCTCCCAGCGAAGCTGGGAGGGGGAGCGAGTTAAAAGGGGATTGGCGCGGCGGCTTTGCCGCCGCGCCAATCNNNNNNNNNNNNNNNNNNNNNNNNNNNNNNNNNNNNNNNNNNNNNNNNNNNNNNNNNNNNNNNNNNNNNNNNNNNNNNNNNNNNNGGGGGAGCGAGTTAAAAGGGGATTGGCGCGGCGGCTTTGCCGCCGCGCCAATCCCCAATACCCTTTTCCCCTTCTCCCCCGCGCGCGGGGGAGAAGGGGCTAGGGGATGAGGGGGTGACAACCACACTTGCCGCCCGGGATGGGAACATAATCAAACTGAAACAGTACAGGACAGTCCGCGAATAGCACGAATCTACGCGAATGGCTATGGTTTTCATTCGTGCCGATTCGCGTTATTCGCGGATTTCTTTTTGTGTTCCTTCGTGTGGCTTCGTGGACATGTTTTTCCCGCTTTCGCGGGCATCGGCGTATTTGCCATCTATCCCGTGAATTGCTAAAATAGCCGCGCTTGCAGGCTGGAATAGAGTGACGGGAGGGGCGCACAGGCGTGCGCCCCTTTGTTACGGACATTTGACGTTATCTTCATCGCAGGAGGATCACAGCATGGGTTTCTACCTTACTATCGTGCCGGTGGTCTCTGTGATCGCGCTGGCATTCGTGGGCTGGCTGGCCTACGATGTGCTGCGGCGCGACACCGGGACCCCCGAGATGTTGGAAGTGCATCGCACGATCAACGAAGGCGCCGTCGCGTTCTTGCGCCGGCAGTATACGACGATCGGCATCCTGGCCGTCGTCACGTCGGTGATTATCGGCGTCCTGATCGCCGGGCTTGAGAAGTTCCCCGAAGTCGCGGCCTACCGGAACAACCAGATTGGGCTGGGCGTCCTGACCGGCGTTGCGTTCCTGGTCGGCGCGGCCGCCTCGGCGCTGAGCGGTATCATCGGCATGTTCGTGGCGGTCAAGTCGAACGTGCGCGTGGCCAGCGCCGCGCGCCAGGGCGTCGGCCCGGCGCTGCAGGTGGCGCTGCGCGGCGGCGCGGTGTCCGGCTTCCTCGTCGTGACGCTCTCGCTGATCGGCGTCTTCATCATGTTCGTGGCGTTCGGCGGCATCGACCATCCGGGCGATGCGCCGTTCCTGATCGTCGGCACCGGCTTCGGCGCGTCGTTCGTCGCGCTGTTCGCGCAGCTCGGCGGCGGCATCTACACCAAGGCCGCCGATGTCGGCGCGGACCTGGTCGGCAAGGTCGAAGCGAACGTGCCGGAAGACGACCCGCGCAATGCGGGCGTCGTGGCTGACCTGGTGGGCGACAACGTCGGCGACTGCGCCGGCCGTGGCGCCGACCTGTTCGAGTCGACCGTCGCCGAGAACATCGGCGCGATGATCCTGGGCGTGGCCATCTTTGTCAAGACGCAGCGCGTCGAGTGGATCTTCTTCCCGCTGGTTGTGCGCGCGCTGGGCGTGATCGCCTCGATGGTCGGCCTGCTGGCCGTGCGCTACAACAAGGGCGAAGAGCCGATGAACGCGCTCTTCCGCGGCTACGCCGTGGCGGCCGTGCTCTCCGCCGTGGCGATGGGCCTCGTGACCAACATGATGCTGGGCGATGCCTGGCTGCCGCTCTTTGCGGCGGGCCTGGTCGGCATCCTGGCCGCGATCGCGTTCGTGCTGATCACGATGTACTACACCGAGGCGCGTTTCCGCCCGGTGCAGGAAATCGCCGACGCCAGCAAGACCGGCGTGGCGACCAACATTATCAGCGGCCTGGCCGTGGCGTTTGAGAACACCGCCGCGCCGGTCATCGGCATCGGCATCGCGCTGCTGGCCTCGTATTATCTCGGCACGCTGACGGCTGATACGCTGAAGGTCACGCCGGCCGTCGCCGGTATCTTCGGCACCGCCGTGGCGACCATGGGCATGCTGATGACCGCCGCGTACGTGCTGGCGATGGACACCTTCGGCCCGATCGTGGACAACGCGGGCGGCATCGTCGAGATGTCGAACGCGCCGAAGGAAGTGCGCGACGGCACCGACGCGCTCGACTCGGCCGGCAACACGACCAAGGCGCTGACCAAGGGCTATGCCATTGGCTCGGCTGCGCTGGCCGCTTTCCTGCTGTTCAGCGCCTACCTGGACAAGGTCGGCCTGGTGCGCGCCGCGGAACAGGGCATCGACCCGAACTCGCCGCAGGGCGTCGCGATCAACGCCGCCGCGCACGTCGTCAATCTGGGCGATGTGCGGGTGTTCGTCGGCGCGCTGATCGGCGCCATGCTCGTCTTCCTCTTCTCGGCGTTCGCGATTCGCGCGGTGAGCAACGTGGCGCAGGAGATCATCAAGGAAGTGCGCCGCCAGTTCAAGGAGATCCCGGGCCTGCTGGAAGGCAAGCCGGGCGCCAAGGCCGACTACGCCCGTTGCGTGGACATCACCACGCGCGGCGCGTTGAAGGCGATGGTGCTGCCGGGTGTCCTGGCGGTGGGCACGCCGATTGTGGTCGGCATCCTGCTGCGCGCCGAGGCGGCTGCGGGCCTGCTGATGGTCGGCACGATGAGCGGTATCCTGCTCGCCACCGTGATGAACAACGGCGGCGGCGCCTGGGACAACGCCAAGAAGTTCATTGAGGCGGGCAACCTGGGCGGCAAAGGCTCGGACGCGCACAAGGCGTCCGTGGTGGGCGACACGGTCGGCGATCCGTTCAAGGACACCGCTGGCCCGTCGCTGCACGTGCTGATCAAGCTGCTGGCGACGATTACGCTGGTGCTCGCGCCGCTGTTTATCTAGACGCAGCGCGGCGGCTGAACGACAGACCCGAAGGGTTTACAAAACCCTTCGGGTCTTTTTTGCTTCGAGCGCGGTCCGGCTTGCTGCCCCGCTTGTCATTCCGGCGCAAGCCGGAATCCAGTCCCACGCGCATGCATACAGTAGCGTTTAGAATCTACTTCGACGAGCGTGATTCACAGTAGTTGAATCGGCTTCAACCGCAGGCCCTGCCATTTTTGTTCAAGAATGATTTGCGCGAATCGGTTCGAGATGAACACCTCTCGAAATCCGCTATGTCCGCTACCAAACCATTCATGCGATAACTGGATATCCACATTCTCATGAAGACTTCCCCGACTGATCGACATAAGGCCGCGCATATGCACGGCTTTTTTTGTGATACCGCATCGTCGACACATCTCCGATCTTAATCCGTGTGCATTCAGTAAGGATGGCTTGGCAATAGACGGCACATAAAGCTGCGATACAAATTGTGATGGTTTGCCAGTTCTATGAACGTCTACATTCCACTTCTCGTGTCCTTTTATGTTCGCCGCGTCAAGGCGACTGAATACATTGTCCGTGGTCAAGACGGCATATGCCCAATGCAATGTTAGGAAGTCGTGCTTCCCCAACTTAGGCTCTGCCACCAAGTTAAAGGGTGTTTTTTGGATGAATCCCGCACCGCAAAGTGGACAGAAGTTTTCATAATTGGCTGGATTCGTGCCCAAGTCTCTTTGGGGGTGTGGATATCCTTGCTGATAAGTTGGCACAAGCCGCACCCAAGGAGCTGCCCGAATCTCTGCGTCTGTGAAAATCGTGTCATAGACATCAAGCGCCAATTTCTCTTTTGCCAACGCTGACAGCGGTAACCAATTGGGGTCAGATTCGACAATATCAATGTGAAGTAGATAGCCATTGCTTGGCAACGGACTTCGCTTTGACTTGATGCGCAACGAATCTATAGCCTGATCGACGTTGTCTTTGTGGTTGAATGTTAGCCTATGGTGTATTTCCATAATCGAACCGAGTCGGCATCAAAGTAGCGCCCCAATGCAGCATAATAGCGCGCCCGATAGAGCATCAGAGCTCGCAACCTTAAATCTCATGCCATCACCTTGACATCTAGAACAAATGTGCTATACTGGCATTTGTGGGCGAGTTGCGCCATTGATCGTTGAACCGTTTGATTCCCGCCGCTGCCCGGCCCGTTTCGTTTGAAATATAACGCGTCCGAACCCAATAGAATCAAGCCAAACGGTCCGATTCGTTTGATTGTTTGAAATGCGTCGCAATCAAACATCGGCCTCGGCTGGCGGCATTTCACTTTGTGGCAGGTTTTACCCAGCCGTCATTCCCGCCTTCGCCGTCAGTCAATCGCAGGTTTGTTGCTTTGTGCTCTTTGCTTGCTTTGCGGTGAGCAAAGCCTTCTCTCTACGCTCTCTGCGTCCTCTGCGGTGCGATTATCTTTTTACCCGCCTGCCGCCAGCCGTTCCCTTAGCCGCCCGACCAACCCCTCAAACATCACCTGGTACGCCTCGCTGGTGATCCGGGGCGTCGTCATGATCAACGCGTCTTCCTTGTTGTCGCTGTAGTAGCGCTTGCGCCGCCCCTCGACGTTGAAGCCGTACTTGCGGTACAGGTTTTGCGCGACCGTGTTGCTGACGCGCACCTCCAGCGTCATGCGCTCCGCGCCCATCGCGCGCGATTCCGCAATGATCGCCGCCAGCAGCAGTTCGCCCACGCCGCACCCGCGCCACTCGCGCCGCGTCGCGATCGTGCTGATGTGCGCGTCGTCCACCATCAGCCAGATGCCGCCGTAGGCGATCACCGTTGGACGCGGCAAACCGTCCTTGCCCGGCCGCTCACGCACGAGGTAGTAGTGCGCCATCTCGTTCTTCGCGATCTCGTGCCGGTACGCGCTGGCAGGCCACGGCTCAGTGAACGCCTCGTGCTCGATCACCATGATCGCATCGACGTCCTCGACGCGCATCGGCTCGATAACGTAGGGCAGCCCGCTCAGGTCGATCATCGGTGGCTACGCCAGGTTGTCCCCGTAGTCGGGCGCCAGCGTGTTGACGTCGTCGCTCTGCCCGGCCTGCCAGCGCACCCAGCCGAGGCGCGCCAGCACGCGCGGGTCGCGGCTGCGATCGTCCGGCGGCGCGAACTCTGCCGCGTCGCCGATCGTCGCGCGCAGCGTCTGCTCAGTGGCCGCGTCAACCTCGCCCGCAAAAAACACGCGCTGACCGGCCAGAATGGCCGCCAGATCCTCGGCGCGTCCGGGCGGGATGCGAGTGGTGGCTTCCCAGTGCGTGCCGTCGGCGCTGGCGCGGTAGAGGCACGCCGACAGCCGCCCGCGCCCAGCCTGCAGGACGGCGCACAGCACCGCGTCGGCACGCGGCGGGTACGCCTGTGCCGTAATATCGAGCGTCGGGATGCCAATCAGCGCCGCGCCGCTCACAAAGCAGCAGCCTTTGGCGACGCTGAGGCCGATGCGCAAACCGGTGTACGAGCCGGGGCCGTTGGCGACCGCGATCGCTCGGATGTCGCGCGCGGCGATGCTATTGCGCGCCAGCAACGCGACGATGTGCGGCACGAGCTCGACGGTGTGGTTGCGCTCGGTGTGCCACTGGAGCGCGTCGCGCGGTCCGCCGGCGTCCAGCAGGGCGATGCCGGCAAGCGAGGTGGCGGTGTCAATAGCAAGCAGCATAGGTCAGTCGGCGGCGATCTGTGCGAGCAGTTGCGCGGCGCGCGGTCCCGACGCGGCGAAATCGAAGGCGCGCCCGCTCCCGGCGTCCGGCTCGATGCGGATGTGCAGGCCGGGCAGGTCGCCGCGCGCATCGAACCGCTCGGCCCACTCGATCACGCAGACACCCTCGCCGTCCAGGTAGTCGCGCAGGCCGAGATTGAGCGCCTCGCGCGGGTTGTCGAGCCGGTACAGGTCGATATGGTAGAGCGGCAGCCGCCCGGCGTACTCGCGGATGAGTACGAAGGTCGGGCTGACGATCGGCTGGGTGATGCCCAGCGCGCGGCCGAGCCCCTGTGTGAAGGTCGTTTTGCCGCTGCCGAGGTCGCCGGAGAGCCACAGCACGTCGCCGGCTTGCAGCAGCGGGGCGATGCGCGCGGCCAGCGCCTGCGTTTCGGCGGCGCTCTGCGTGCGGGTAACCCAGGTGGCAGTCACATTCTTGATTATACCAAAGCGCCCGGGGCCGGGCGTGCGCTGGAATTTTACGCACACCCGCCGGATATATTGTCCAAGACGTGGGGACAGGTCTCTGACCTGTCCGAGCGCGCGGGTCAGAGATCTGCCGCAACACAGGCGCAGCGCGGATACCGATGTAGGGACAGGTCTCTGACCTGTCCGAGCGGACGGGCCAAAGACCTTGTCGTTACCTCCGCCGCTACGCGAGCGCGGCTGGCCCGCCTTCGCGGCTGTGCTACAATGAAGGTGGACTGGCTGCGTCGCGCGCAGGGTATACCGCAAAAGGTTAGGGATCGCACGGAAAGCCAGACCGTCATTCCGGCATGTTTTTGGCCGGAATCCACTCAACAAGGTGGCCCTGGCAATGGAGACAGTGGATGCCAGCGGTGGTCAGCGGCGAGAAGCCAGCGGGCAACGCATGCCGGCATGACGAGGGGGCGCAGTCCCGACAGTTTGGCGGTATACCCGCGACGCACAGCCGCAGATTTACCGCATGCCCGTTTCATGTTATCATCCCGTGCGGAAAACACTATGCGAATCGGCATTATTTCAGACATTCACGCGAACTCCGTCGCGCTGGAACGCGTCCTGCAGGTCATGGGCCCGGTGGACACGCTCTGGTGCCTCGGTGACGTCGTCGGCTACGGGCCCAACCCCAACGAGTCGATCGAGCGCCTGCTGGCCCTCCCGAACATGGAGGTCTGCCTGACTGGCAACCATGACTGGGCGGTGCTCGGCAAGCTCGACCTGAACGACTTCAACCCGGACGCGCGCCAGGCCGCGCTCTGGACCCGCGAGCAGTTGACCCCGGCGAGTGAGCGCTTCCTCGACGAGCGGCCGGGCAAGGTCGTGCGCGATGCGGAGTTCACGCTGGCGCATGCCAGCCCGCGCCAGCCAATCTGGGAGTACATCACCTCCGTGCCGCTGGCGCGCGCGAACTTCCCGCAGTTCGATACGCCGGTCTGCCTCGTCGGGCACACCCATGTGCCGGCCATCTACGCGCTCGACGCCAAAGGCATCGTGCACGACGAGCTGCCGACCGATGGCGGCAAGCTCAACCTGCGCGACGGGCGGCGGTACATCGTCAACCCCGGCAGCGTCGGGCAGCCGCGCGACAGCGACCCGCGCGCCGCGTACGCCATCTTCGACAGCGACAGCGGCGACTTTTATTTCCACCGCACCGAGTACGACATCGTGGAAACGCAGCGGCGAATGACCGCCGCGCAGATGCCGGTGCGGCTGATCATGCGGCTGAACTTCGGCTGGTAAACGGCCCGGGCGAGTCATGCGACTCGCCCTTTTTTATTGGGGAACAATCGGGCTTGGCACGGCGTCTGTATGGCAGAACAACAACCCGCAACCCGAAGGAGGCTCTCATGAAGAATACGCTGCTGAAAATGGTTGGCGTGCTGCTGCTGGCGGCGCTGGCGCTTAGCGCATGCGGCGCGGCCGCCACGCCAAGCTACATGCCGGGCCCCGCCGCCGAATCGCGGGCCGCCGACGGCTCAACCACGACCGCCGGCGCGCCCAATAGCAAGGCGCTGCCGTCCAACGCGCCGGCTCAGGCGCCCGCGCCGGGCCAGCCCAGCACGGGCAGCGCCGCCGTGTCCGACCGGCTGATCATCAAGACGGCGACGATCGCGCTGATCGTGAAGAACACGGAGCAGGCGTTCGACAGCATCAAGACGCAGACCGCCGCGTTCGGCGGGTTCGTGTCGGACTCCAGCACGGTGCGGATTGACAAGGATCGCGTGCGCATCACGGCAACGGTCCGCGTGCCCGCCGACAAGTACGACGAGGCGATCAAGGCGTTCAAGAAGGACGTGATTCGGGTCAACAACGAGAAGCTCGGCGGGCAGGATGTGACCGAGGAGTACACCGACCTGAACGCCCGCCTGCGCAACCTGGAGGCGACGGAGAAAGAACTGCTGGCGCTGATGACGACCGTGCGCGAGCGGATGCAGAAGGCGGAGGACATCCTCGCCGTCCAGCGCGAGATCAACAATGTGCGCGGTCAGATCGAGCAGTTGAAGGCGCGCATCCAGTTCCTCGATCGCTCAGTCTCGCTGGCGACGATCACGGTCTCGCTGGATTCGGAGACGCCGGAAGCGCCGGTGACACAGGAAGGCTGGGACCCGCTGCGCGTGGCGCGCGATGCCCTGCGCGGGCTGGTGAGCACGATGCAGGGTCTGGTCAACCTGGCGATCTACCTGCTGATCTTTGTGGCGCCGGTCCTGCTGGTCATCTTCCTGCCGCTGTACGGGTTGTGGCGGCTGTGGCGGCGGTCTCGCAAGCCGAAGGCGCCGAAGGCGTAGGGGCGCATCGGCGTGTGCGCCTGATGCAAATGACCAGGTAGGGGCGCACCGATGTGCGCGCCCGGCGGGGGGAGGGGCGGCACGCCAATCGGTCAGGCCGAACAAAAGACCCGAAGGGTTCTGTAAACCCTTCGGGTCTGATTTTCTGCATACGGGCGTTCACATGAACGCCTGTATCTTTTTGCCTACACCACGGGTGCCGGGCGTGCGCCGGCGCCGTTGTCGGGTGGAGTGTGCGGCTGCGACAGCAACCGGTGGTACTCGCCGAACCAGTCCAGGAACTCGCGGCGGCGCAACTGGCGCTCTTTCATGCGCTCCCGCTCGCGGAAGCGTTCCAGCGCATCGGAGATGAACGCCTGCGCGCGGCGCGGGTTCGGAATGTGGTCGAACGTCAGGCCGCTGTCGCCGCCGGCGGTCTGGATCAGCACCGTGCCGTAGTCGAACATGTTCTGGATGAACGTGTCGCGCTTGAACGTCACGTTCTGCACCTGCCCCAGGCTCGCCACGCGTACGCGCTCCTGCAGCCAGAGCGGCTGACGCTCGGAATCGATCAGGCGGTCGGGCGTGAGCACGTAGATGTCGTTCTCCCAGTCGCGGTACTCGTACCAGAGCCAGAACAGCGCGAGCGGCGTCAGCACCACGGCGATCAGCAGGGTGGCCGGCACCGAGAGCAGGCCGATGCCGACGATGTCGCTGTACAGCATGTAGAGCGTGAAGGCGATCACGACGGTCAGCATCAGTATCGGCATGCTGATGTCGCGCAGCAGCAGCAGCACGTGCTTGCGCCAGATGATCTGGTCGCCCTTGTGCGCGTAGGACGGCGCGATGATGTGCACGTTGCCGAACATCCGGCGCAGGATGCCGGAGCGCCCCTGCACCGAGACGCCGCCCGGCAGGCTGTCGGCGTCCGGCTTGTCGCCGCCGAGCCCGATCTCCTGCTGGAGCTCGCGTCGGATCGTCTGGCGCAGGCGCGAGATCTCCATCTGCCGCGCGTGCTCGCCCATGCGCGTGCGCTCGGCCTCGATCGTTTCGCGAATGTGGCGCGCGCGCGGCACGAAGTCGAACACGATGCGCCCGCCGCCCGCGGCCGTCTGGATCGTCACGTCGCCGAAGTCGAACAGATTGGCGAACAGGTTCGGCATCTCCGAGGTGACGTTCTGGATCTTGTCGAGCCCCGCTTCCTCGATCTCCTCAAACAGGAAGAGTGTGCGCTCGTGATGCAGCACGCGGCGGCTGGAGACGATGAACCAGTCGTTCTGCCAGTCAATGGTGTACCAGAGCAGACCGAGCACGTATACGGCCGCGGCGCCGGCGGCGACGCCCAGCAGTACCTGTCCGCCGAACGCGACCAGGGCGATGGTCGCCGGGATGAAGAACGCTGACCAGGCCGCGATGCGTGTGATAAGCCAGAGTGCGTGCCGGTGCGTGCTGTGCACCAGCGCCTCCTCGGCGCGCTTGGAGGGGAATTCGGCCAGCCGCCGCTTCGAACGCTGCACGATGCCGGCGTCGATCTCGCGCTGGATCTCGGGGTATTCGTTGTAGAACTCGAGGAAGTCGGCGCGCGCGAGGAATAGGAGCGACACCTGGCTGACGGCGTCGACCGTCTCGCGGCGCGGGGTGCTCTCGACCAGCGAGGTCGCCCCGAAGACGTCGCCCGCCACGTAGTAGCCGAGGAACTGCTGGCCGCCGGGCACGTTGCAGTTGGCGGACAACTGGCCGGATTCGACCAGGTAGAAGCGCTCGGCGGTCTCGCCCTCGCGGAAGATCACCTCGTTGCGCGGGCGCGACTCCTCGCCGAACTTGTCCAGCCACGGCTCGAGCTCCGCATCGTCGAGCACGTCGAGAAACTTGAAGCGCCGCAGGCGTTTGATGTCGACCATGACAGGTATCCTTGCCAGTCCGTGGAACCGCTCGTCATTGAGTGCGGACGGGTACCCCGGACCGCGCAGTTGTTATACTGTTTCGAAGTGTGCATGTCCCCATCACGCCGTCGCTTACGCACACGGCGTGACAACAACCGGCCCTCCCCCCGACCCCCCCCCAGCTTCGCTGGGAGGGGGTGCAAGTCAATGGGGATTGGCGCAGCGGCGCAGCCGCTGCGCCAATCCCCGATGGTTTTTCCCCTTCTCCCCCGCAGCGCGGGGGAGAAGGGGCCAGGGGATGAGGGGGCGGAAGTTGCCCCTACACAACCGCAATTAGGACATTGTCAAACCAAAACAGCATTACAGCCCAGCCTTGATCTGCTCGGCGGCGCGGCGGGTCATGCCCGGCACGGCCGCCAGTTCCTCCACGGGCGCGCGGCGGATGGCGTCCAGCGACCCGAACTGCTTCAGCAGCGCCTGCCGCCGTTTCTGCCCGATGCCCTTGATCTCGTCGAGCTGCGACGCCATCGACTGCTTGTCGCGCAGGCTGCGGTGATACGCCAACCCGTAGCGGTGTGCCTCGTCGCGCACGCGCTGCAGCAGTTGCAGCGCCGCCGTATCGCCGCCCAGCCGCAGCGACTGCGACTCGCCGGGGCGGAAGATCTCCTCCTGCTGCTTGGCCAGGCTGATGATCGGCACCGGGTCGAGCCCGAACTCCTGCATGACCTCGACGGCGGCCGATAACTGGCCTTTCCCGCCATCAATCATAATCAAATCGGGCAGGACTGCAAACGACGGATCACGCTTCGCGCCGGCGGCTTTGACCGGGGCCGCGCCTTTGGCGCTCACGCCGGGCCCGCCGCCCGATTCGCGCTCGGCGTGCTCGCTGGCGTAGTGCTTGAAGCGGCGGCGCAGCATCTCCTGCAGGCTGGCGAAGTCGTTCGGCTCGCCGGTCACCGTCTGGATCTTGAACTTGCGGTAGTCGCTCTTGCGCGGCGTGCCCTTCTCGAAGACGACCATCGCGCCGACGATCCCGACGCCCTGCGTGTTCGAGATGTCGTAGCCTTCGATGCGCGTCGGCGGGCTGTCGAGCCCGAGCGCTTCCTGCAGTTCGGTCAGCGCGCCGGTATGCTTCGTCTCGTCGGCCGCCCACTGGGCGCGCATGGCGGTCAGCGTCTCGACCGCGTTGTTGACCGCCATGTTCACCAGATCGCGCTTCTGGCCGTGGTGCGGCACGCTGATCTCGACCTTGTCGCCGCGCCGGTCGCGCAGCCACTGCTCGATGATCTTCGTCTCGTCGATCGCCTCGGGCAGCAGGATTTCGGGCGGCACGTAAGCGGCCTCATCGTAGAACTGCGTGACGAACGACGAGAGCACCTCGCCGGACTCTTTCTCGGCGGTGCCTTCCAGCACGAAATACTCGCGCCCGATCAGCTTGCCGTAGCGGATGAAGAAGACCTGCACGCACGCCTGGCCGTTCTCGCGCGCGATGGCGACGACGTCCTGGTCGGCCAGCCGCGTCGAGACGATCGCTTGCTTCTCGCTGATCTTCTGCAGGGCGACCAGCTTGTCGCGCAGGGCGGCGGCGCGCTCGAACTCCAGCACCTCGCTGGCCGCGCTCATCCTGGCCGTGATGTCGGCGATCACGTCCTCGGAGCGCCCGTCGAGGAAATCCATCAACTGCTTGATGACCGCGCGATACTCCGCCTTGTTGACCGCGCCGATGCACGGCCCGTTGCACATGCGAATGTCGAGGTACATGCAGGCGCGCGGGTCGGCGCCGGTAATCTCGCGGTCGCAGGTCAGGTACGGGAAGACGCGCCGCAGGGTGTTGAGCGTTTCGTACACGGCCCAGGCCGCCGTGAACGGCCCGTAGTAGCGCGCGCCGTCGCGCTCCATGCGCCGCGTCATGAACACCTTGGGGAACGGCTCCTGCCAGGTGACCTTGATGTACGGGTAGCGCTTGTCGTCCTTCAGCCGCACGTTGTAGCGCGGCCGGTAGCGCTTGATCAGATTGTTTTCGAGGACCAGCGCTTCCAGCTCGGAGCCGGTGACGATGAAATC is a window encoding:
- a CDS encoding CehA/McbA family metallohydrolase, whose amino-acid sequence is MLWLKGNIHTHTSLSDGDALPAEAIAWYADNGFDFLSITDHNMLTVAESDRLVLIPGTEITLMDEGKPVHVNALGIHTMPALPGWQHDIARTLQAAVHAARAAGGLPMINHPNFHWAFGEAEMARVTGWTLLEIMNTSTDCNSFGGGGQPSVEAMWDGLLSRGVRVWAAATDDMHDLRKPWYGHVSPPGRGWICVRAADRTAAAILAAIELGDFYASTEVELADLTMDARGIRLAIRPAYDYAYTTQFIGRGERVLAVVHGTTPAYAASGDEGYVRARVFSSNGGWAWTQPLWVDGR
- a CDS encoding sodium-translocating pyrophosphatase — protein: MGFYLTIVPVVSVIALAFVGWLAYDVLRRDTGTPEMLEVHRTINEGAVAFLRRQYTTIGILAVVTSVIIGVLIAGLEKFPEVAAYRNNQIGLGVLTGVAFLVGAAASALSGIIGMFVAVKSNVRVASAARQGVGPALQVALRGGAVSGFLVVTLSLIGVFIMFVAFGGIDHPGDAPFLIVGTGFGASFVALFAQLGGGIYTKAADVGADLVGKVEANVPEDDPRNAGVVADLVGDNVGDCAGRGADLFESTVAENIGAMILGVAIFVKTQRVEWIFFPLVVRALGVIASMVGLLAVRYNKGEEPMNALFRGYAVAAVLSAVAMGLVTNMMLGDAWLPLFAAGLVGILAAIAFVLITMYYTEARFRPVQEIADASKTGVATNIISGLAVAFENTAAPVIGIGIALLASYYLGTLTADTLKVTPAVAGIFGTAVATMGMLMTAAYVLAMDTFGPIVDNAGGIVEMSNAPKEVRDGTDALDSAGNTTKALTKGYAIGSAALAAFLLFSAYLDKVGLVRAAEQGIDPNSPQGVAINAAAHVVNLGDVRVFVGALIGAMLVFLFSAFAIRAVSNVAQEIIKEVRRQFKEIPGLLEGKPGAKADYARCVDITTRGALKAMVLPGVLAVGTPIVVGILLRAEAAAGLLMVGTMSGILLATVMNNGGGAWDNAKKFIEAGNLGGKGSDAHKASVVGDTVGDPFKDTAGPSLHVLIKLLATITLVLAPLFI
- the rimI gene encoding ribosomal protein S18-alanine N-acetyltransferase → MIDLSGLPYVIEPMRVEDVDAIMVIEHEAFTEPWPASAYRHEIAKNEMAHYYLVRERPGKDGLPRPTVIAYGGIWLMVDDAHISTIATRREWRGCGVGELLLAAIIAESRAMGAERMTLEVRVSNTVAQNLYRKYGFNVEGRRKRYYSDNKEDALIMTTPRITSEAYQVMFEGLVGRLRERLAAGG
- the tsaB gene encoding tRNA (adenosine(37)-N6)-threonylcarbamoyltransferase complex dimerization subunit type 1 TsaB yields the protein MLLAIDTATSLAGIALLDAGGPRDALQWHTERNHTVELVPHIVALLARNSIAARDIRAIAVANGPGSYTGLRIGLSVAKGCCFVSGAALIGIPTLDITAQAYPPRADAVLCAVLQAGRGRLSACLYRASADGTHWEATTRIPPGRAEDLAAILAGQRVFFAGEVDAATEQTLRATIGDAAEFAPPDDRSRDPRVLARLGWVRWQAGQSDDVNTLAPDYGDNLA
- the tsaE gene encoding tRNA (adenosine(37)-N6)-threonylcarbamoyltransferase complex ATPase subunit type 1 TsaE; this translates as MTATWVTRTQSAAETQALAARIAPLLQAGDVLWLSGDLGSGKTTFTQGLGRALGITQPIVSPTFVLIREYAGRLPLYHIDLYRLDNPREALNLGLRDYLDGEGVCVIEWAERFDARGDLPGLHIRIEPDAGSGRAFDFAASGPRAAQLLAQIAAD
- a CDS encoding metallophosphoesterase family protein, translating into MRIGIISDIHANSVALERVLQVMGPVDTLWCLGDVVGYGPNPNESIERLLALPNMEVCLTGNHDWAVLGKLDLNDFNPDARQAALWTREQLTPASERFLDERPGKVVRDAEFTLAHASPRQPIWEYITSVPLARANFPQFDTPVCLVGHTHVPAIYALDAKGIVHDELPTDGGKLNLRDGRRYIVNPGSVGQPRDSDPRAAYAIFDSDSGDFYFHRTEYDIVETQRRMTAAQMPVRLIMRLNFGW